A genomic stretch from Desulfotignum balticum DSM 7044 includes:
- a CDS encoding TRAP transporter small permease produces the protein MTHDTMNASNPIHRAGLILVKIQRFFLFYLFLVLVVAMLFELLVRFFLKQSIFGLSDFIGFASVWLYAIGAALASYDRTHIKAEFVNVFAKSPRVRNMCRLVSALVSAGMSMIFTKWSWDLCVYSVSVGEVTQAYPVPKVIFQSSFFVGGILMVIYFLWEAVDCWNDFKNNA, from the coding sequence ATGACACATGATACCATGAACGCCTCCAATCCCATTCACCGGGCCGGACTGATTCTGGTTAAGATTCAGCGGTTTTTTCTGTTTTATCTGTTTTTGGTACTGGTGGTGGCCATGCTGTTTGAGCTGCTGGTCCGGTTTTTTCTGAAACAGTCCATTTTCGGGCTCTCGGATTTCATCGGATTTGCATCCGTGTGGCTCTATGCCATCGGCGCGGCCCTGGCTTCCTATGACCGCACCCATATCAAGGCGGAATTTGTGAACGTATTTGCCAAATCCCCCCGGGTCAGAAATATGTGCCGGCTGGTGAGCGCCCTGGTTTCTGCGGGCATGTCTATGATCTTCACCAAATGGAGCTGGGATTTGTGCGTCTACAGCGTGTCCGTGGGAGAAGTCACCCAGGCCTATCCCGTGCCCAAGGTGATTTTCCAGTCTTCTTTTTTTGTGGGCGGCATTCTCATGGTGATCTATTTTCTGTGGGAAGCAGTGGACTGCTGGAATGATTTTAAAAACAATGCATGA